The following coding sequences lie in one Aspergillus puulaauensis MK2 DNA, chromosome 3, nearly complete sequence genomic window:
- the RRP6_1 gene encoding Golgi transport complex subunit COG5 (COG:J;~EggNog:ENOG410PGUF;~InterPro:IPR019465;~PFAM:PF10392;~go_component: GO:0017119 - Golgi transport complex [Evidence IEA];~go_process: GO:0006891 - intra-Golgi vesicle-mediated transport [Evidence IEA]) — protein sequence MAAEPSYIDYEAFLDPDFSPASFANSLVVATNNTTDTPLDLSTPLSRVLFDLQEIDTHIHTLTTKSALPLLTHTGDQTAAASKILKEADEQIASVSQGYERLEREVLRKWEAAEEARLATENSLATVRLARAVARCIALGRQLDGQMMEVTGRGGLPGAGGSDGTASPGPGRDDNTRALERAASTIVSLRRLLSDTGVGEEGHGLDRVKVIRTLKSELLIPAENLVKARAQQAINRFSISTSNSSSNGAAAQSSYKQARDARARLISGVNVLYLLSPLPSKTTTTQPADFHPELLLSTLQGYIQTTTVASLNNLSRGLTMLPSLDRTLPEITARCQDIHALEAILSTIKAPSHPSLPQPQEQTSLSSSSSPPPPSSDSKPTNLLTPLLTSLDTPSLPSYFWRSLASSLSPRIQEIIHRGGVSARTLRSNRDKLKREIRECVLRGSQLPQSALGVGMEKRDQGQNQNWEREAAVMVSAVVGVLER from the coding sequence ATGGCCGCTGAACCCTCGTACATCGACTATGAGGCCTTCCTGGACCCGGacttctcgccagcctcaTTTGCCAATtcgctggtggtggccaCCAACAATACCACAGACACACCGCTGGATCTGTCAACCCCGCTTTCCCGGGTATTGTTCGACCTCCAAGAGATCGACACGCATATCCACACGCTGACCACCAAATCAGCACTCCCCTTGCTGACGCACACGGGGGACCAAACCGCTGCTGCAAGCAAGATTCTCAAGGAAGCAGACGAGCAGATTGCCTCTGTCTCGCAGGGGTATGAACGACTAGAGCGCGAGGTTTTGCGCAAGTGGGAGGCCGCTGAGGAGGCGAGGCTGGCTACGGAGAACTCTCTGGCCACCGTGCGCCTCGCACGAGCCGTTGCGCGATGCATTGCGCTTGGTAGGCAGCTCGACGGCCAGATGATGGAAGTCACTGGTCGTGGCGGGCTTCCTGGAGCAGGCGGAAGCGACGGGACAGCATCCCCGGGCCCTGGACGAGACGACAACACCCGTGCGCTTGAGCGCGCTGCATCAACGATCGTGAGCCTGCGTCGTCTGCTTTCTGACACGGGCGTTGGCGAGGAAGGCCACGGTCTCGACCGAGTCAAGGTCATTCGCACTCTGAAGAGCGAACTGCTGATTCCGGCGGAGAACCTCGTCAAGGCCAGAGCACAGCAAGCCATCAATCGGTTTTCCATCTCAACTAGCAACTCAAGCAGCAATGGCGCAGCCGCACAGTCAAGCTACAAACAAGCGCGCGACGCACGAGCCCGTCTCATATCAGGCGTTAACGTGCTATACCTGCTCTCTCCTCTGCCGTCGaaaacaaccaccacccaaCCTGCAGACTTCCATCCAGAActcctcctctccactctccaAGGCTACATCCAGACCACCACTGTCGCTtccctcaacaacctctcCCGCGGGCTAACCATGCTCCCAAGCCTTGACCGGACCCTCCCCGAAATCACCGCCCGCTGCCAGGACATCCACGCCCTCGAAGCGATTCTCAGCACAATCAAAGCCCCCTCCCACCCATCCCTCCCCCAGCCGCAAGAACAAACATCcttatcctcatcctcatcaccaccaccacccagctCCGATTctaaaccaaccaacctcCTCACCCCCCTCCTCACATCCCTCGACAccccctccctcccatcTTACTTCTGGCGCTCCCTCGCctcttccctttccccaCGCATccaagaaatcatccacCGCGGCGGCGTCTCAGCACGAACCCTCCGCTCGAACCGCGACAAGCTCAAGAGGGAGATCCGTGAGTGTGTCTTGCGCGGGTCGCAGCTGCCGCAATCTGCCCTGGGGgtggggatggagaaacGGGACCAAGGACAGAACCAGAATTGGGAGCGCGAGGCAGCGGTTATGGTTagtgctgttgttggggtttTGGAGCGGTAG
- a CDS encoding C2H2-type zinc finger protein (COG:K;~EggNog:ENOG410PGNP;~InterPro:IPR036236,IPR013087): protein MSFLPVNNISSPPDRAMDDAIATSATPRPHSDSMSTIQDPGIPTDIKEEHGLRPAHMTHESRRSTHSISDETIQADSDAEREGSEHESERKENAPPSKKKKGQRFYCTDFPPCNLSFTRSEHLARHIRKHTGERPFQCHCSRRFSRLDNLRQHAQTVHVNEEIPGDSLAATGTRFQRQIRTDRVRPQGRARAGTGGSQGTHSRGHSRNLSTSSIASTTSTFSQPAELRRRPPPLIMANDPTTRSRLGLDPMMDAPTTPPGQVRAMHGPPGGSPYTPTHMYPGNASPMHPSSQVAGFWDGKTASRRLSVPSGVNPFSGVHYPQPYPAPSYGPPGEIYASPVSGKYPTSRDEREYPTEAELRRRTWHFSTWANVPRAEYSGNPNPPPSETLPPVGGNDSADRPPRLPGIESFDKFARRPLTPPVRRSSPMQVDAQHKPPAPGYNFSGGYNYAPPSARPAPPVSGPGHRRGHVSWDMSLHTNLTGLHIRDKPLPQRDSSNWSQQTISELRNVGSRPSSSYQQQLQEFRGHHSHASSSYSTTTSSSHAARTSPEDSSSSEGVHTPSTASLEYHPAIVHNSGYVEPHHAPFPSDTSQTACPPIHPQPEAYRTKHESRPDIINNNASRDPGMGRLEALVAVATSENKNGADIMV from the exons ATGTCCTTTCTGCCTGTCAATAACATTTCTTCGCCACCGGACCGTGCCATGGACGATGCAATCGCGACATCGGCCACACCTCGCCCTCATTCGGATAGCATGTCAACGATACAGGACCCCGGGATACCAACCGATATCAAAGAGGAACATGGCTTACGGCCGGCACACATGACCCACGAATCCCGTAGGAGTACACACTCGATCTCGGACGAGACTATACAAGCGGATTCGGACGCCGAACGAGAAGGCTCGGAGCATGAGTCAGAGCGGAAGGAAAACGCACCGccatcgaagaagaagaaggggcAACGATTTTACTGTACCGACTTCCCACCATGCAACCTGAGTTTCACACGAAGCGAGCACCTGGCTCGCCATATTCGAAAACATACCGGAGAGCGCCCGTTCCAGTGCCACTGCTCGCGACGATTTTCCAGACTTGATAACCTGCGGCAACACGCACAAACTGTGCATGTGAATGAGGAGATACCCGGTGATTCGCTGGCGGCCACCGGCACTCGCTTTCAGCGTCAGATTCGCACCGATCGAGTTCGGCCCCAAGGTCGTGCGAGGGCAGGTACAGGAGGAAGCCAGGGAACCCATAGCAGAGGACACAGCAGGAATCTGTCCACATCCAGTATCGCCTCAACGACTTCAACATTCAGCCAACCGGCAGAGCTGCGCCGGCGCCCGCCACCACTGATCATGGCAAACGATCCAACCACAAGATCTAGATTAGGTCTTGATCCGATGATGGACGCTCCCACTACGCCGCCGGGTCAGGTCCGAGCCATGCATGGGCCTCCAGGCGGCTCTCCATATACACCCACACATATGTATCCCGGTAATGCTTCACCTATGCACCCGTCATCTCAGGTTGCTGGCTTTTGGGACGGCAAGACCGCATCTCGCAGACTATCTGTACCCTCCGGAGTTAATCCATTCTCGGGGGTGCATTATCCTCAACCCTACCCGGCCCCGAGTTACGGGCCGCCAGGGGAAATATATGCTAGTCCTGTTAGCGGGAAATATCCCACGTCAAGGGATGAAAGAGAATACCCGACAGAAGCCGAGTTGCGGCGAAGAACGTGGCATTTTTCAACATGGGCAAATGTACCACGCGCAGAATATAGCGGGAACCCTAACCCGCCACCCTCGGAAACGCTTCCACCAGTTGGGGGTAATGACTCTGCGGATCGGCCGCCGCGCTTACCTGGAATTGAAAGTTTTGATAAGTTTGCAAGGCGGCCCTTGACACCACCTGTGCGCAGGTCGAGTCCAATGCAAGTCGACGCGCAACATAAGCCGCCGGCCCCCGGCTACAATTTCAGTGGGGGATACAACTACGCACCGCCGTCGGCTCGGCCAGCCCCGCCTGTTTCTGGCCCTGGCCATCGACGTGGTCACGTTTCGTGGGATATGTCGTTGCACACGAACTTGACGGGCCTTCACATCAGGGACAagcctcttcctcagcgGGACTCATCGAACTGGAGCCAGCAAACTATTTCAGAGCTCCGTAACGTTGGATCTCGCCCGTCATCGTCATAtcagcaacagctccaggAATTCCGGGGCCACCATAGCCATGCATCGTCTTCGTACAGTACTACAACATCAAGTTCACATGCTGCGCGAACGAGTCCTGAAgactcgagcagcagcgaggGAGTCCACACGCCGTCAACGGCATCCCTCGAGTACCACCCAGCCATTGTGCACAATAGCGGCTATGTCGAGCCCCATCATGCTCCATTCCCTTCTGACACATCCCAAACA GCCTGTCCTCCTATACATCCACAACCCGAAGCATACCGCACAAAACACGAATCTCGGCCTGATATTATCAACAACAATGCTTCAAGAGACCCCGGAATGGGCCGACTAGAAGCTCTTGTTGCCGTCGCTACCAGCGAAAATAAGAATGGTGCGGATATTATGGTATAG
- a CDS encoding uncharacterized protein (COG:S;~EggNog:ENOG410PR1H;~TransMembrane:1 (i9-26o)): protein MAAPPKSRTGLYLGLGALGAGAYYFYRAGGDPKLAKEEMKYDVTKVRGKAPTGGPGGERAGEKAGLETNLNLDEAAYNPKTKDVDLASQAQQKLDNLSQTGKEQAAKLREEAEQQAGKLKNEAGDKANEAKGAASGWFGGKK, encoded by the exons ATGGCCGCCCCCCCAAAGAGCCGCACCGGTCTGtacctcggcctcggcgccCTAGGCGCAGGCGCTTACTACTTCTACCGCGCTGGCGGCGATCCCAAGCTcgcgaaggaggagatgaaaT ATGATGTGACCAAAGTCCGCGGCAAAGCACCCACCGGAGGGCCCGGGGGCGAGCGAGCCGGCGAGAAAGCCGGCCTGGAGACGAATCTGAATCTTGATGAGGCT GCCTACAACCCTAAGACCAAAGACGTCGACCTCGCCTCCCAGGCGCAGCAGAAGCTAGATAACCTTAGCCAGACTGGTAAGGAGCAGGCGGCGAAACTGCGTGAAGAGGCAGAGCAGCAGGCTGGCAAACTGAAGAATGAAGCTGGGGATAAGGCGAATGAGGCGAAGGGTGCAGCTTCGGGGTGGTTTGGGGGGAAGAAATAA
- a CDS encoding uncharacterized protein (COG:S;~EggNog:ENOG410PQEH;~InterPro:IPR032054;~PFAM:PF16679), which translates to MPRTSSTLARSRTTRLPRASQAGIQSFARATKPGLSTSASLSLIDGKKDLATTTTSTPRQLPVSPSKKRKLGELENVDFTIREQQEGESGNDPEENSKSSSTLTPSKSLKFSTLSVSTPSSRNARRSGHYVSTPVPSPTPRQARSARTQPEHEDKGGSVYTPSTPTKPRAPRQTQPLPRSNACILPITRAPCVAELVTLHSAFLKALTIHAAHKGVAAPADLREFLPSVERIWKKRKVVVKDLQRLLWVLKMKQCESGMGYRLANHGLGRICLEKVNGRNDRLDDEGDLQARFEEAVDSLWEKALDDAGGDEGSVDFMGNLGLISIEESLAPFTAFRKGQQRLQDLKGGVIKMKMQNFLAEAAGDETSSTPAKVRNATTSRREGLLDRIKNKQLRQSKLPPPPSKEVLLRRAASGRIEEVAGVLALLRPAGYVGNGPLARMAAQRTPFCLETIVRNVQDSTRNPISEQDVEACLEILSREDVAGHWVNIVVVNQLKSVVLKSCGDVQLKDIGAKVAQLKPGWEESPKLLV; encoded by the coding sequence ATGCCTCGCACCTCCTCTACACTCGCCCGCTCGCGCACAACACGCCTGCCTCGAGCGAGCCAAGCGGGTATCCAGAGTTTCGCAAGAGCGACCAAGCCCGGCCTTAGTACATCGGCGTCCCTCAGTCTCATAGACGGAAAGAAGGATCTcgccactaccaccacctcaACGCCCCGTCAACTGCCAGTCTCACCTTCCAAGAAGCGAAAACTGGGGGAGCTCGAAAATGTCGACTTCACGATCCGCGAGCAGCAGGAAGGCGAATCCGGAAATGACCCCGAAGAGAACAGCAAGAGCTCCTCCACATTAACGCCCTCCAAATCCCTAAAATTCAGCACCCTATCCGTCTCGACACCCAGTTCCAGAAATGCTCGCAGGAGCGGCCACTATGTCTCTACCCCGGTGCCATCGCCAACACCGCGTCAAGCACGCTCAGCACGAACTCAACCTGAGCATGAGGATAAAGGCGGCAGTGTATACACGCCGAGTACGCCGACGAAGCCGCGCGCTCCGAGACAGACTCAGCCGCTACCGCGATCGAACGCATGTATTCTTCCTATTACGCGTGCGCCCTGTGTGGCGGAATTGGTCACGCTGCATTCGGCGTTTCTTAAGGCGTTGACTATCCATGCAGCGCATAAGGGTGTTGCGGCGCCAGCGGACCTGAGAGAGTTTTTGCCAAGTGTGGAGCGAatctggaagaagaggaaggttgTTGTCAAGGATTTGCAGAGGTTGTTGTGggtgctgaagatgaagcagTGTGAGAGTGGCATGGGGTATCGGCTTGCGAATCATGGGCTTGGCCGAATTTgtttggagaaggtgaatgGGCGGAATGATCGCCTTGATGATGAGGGTGATTTGCAGGCGCGGTTTGAGGAGGCGGTTGATTCGCTCTGGGAGAAGGCCCTGGATGATGCTGGGGGTGATGAGGGGAGTGTGGATTTTATGGGAAACCTCGGCCTGATTTCAATTGAAGAATCGCTGGCACCATTCACCGCATTTCGAAAGGGACAGCAGCGGCTGCAGGATTTGAAGGGGGGTGTTATTaagatgaagatgcagaaTTTTTTGGCTGAGGCCGCGGGCGACGAGACCTCGAGTACACCTGCGAAAGTGCGCAATGCGACCACGAGTCGGCGCGAGGGGCTGCTTGATCGAATTAAGAATAAGCAGTTGCGACAGTCGAAGttgcctccgccgccgtctaAGGAGGTTTTGCTCCGCCGTGCTGCATCTGGACGTATCGAGGAGGTTGCAGGCGTGctggctcttcttcgaccgGCCGGGTATGTGGGAAATGGCCCACTGGCAAGGATGGCGGCGCAGCGCACTCCGTTCTGTCTGGAGACCATTGTCCGCAATGTACAGGACTCAACTCGTAACCCAATCTCGGAGCAAGACGTGGAAGCTTGCCTGGAGATCCTTTCTCGTGAAGATGTTGCCGGCCACTGGGTGAACATTGTTGTCGTTAACCAGCTCAAGTCGGTCGTCTTGAAGTCCTGCGGCGATGTCCAATTGAAGGACATTGGGGCCAAGGTGGCTCAATTGAAGCCTGGATGGGAAGAGTCTCCAAAACTCTTGGTCTGA